Proteins encoded within one genomic window of candidate division WOR-3 bacterium:
- the nth gene encoding endonuclease III, with product MDKNILQTILEILREEHNKWEAPVKKLKKRTTDPFKVLVASVISTRTKDEVTAEAVERLFKEINTPEDLAKLPVEKIEQLIYPCGFYKTKAKNLKKLAEILVKDYHSKVPDKMEELLKLPGVGRKVANIVLSRSYGQPAIAVDTHVHRISNRLGIVKTKTPEETEKALQKILPEEWHRDYNDLLVAFGQTICKPVSPRCDICPIEKYCPKIGVKDARRSK from the coding sequence TTGGATAAAAACATCTTACAAACTATCCTCGAAATTTTACGGGAAGAACACAATAAGTGGGAAGCCCCCGTTAAAAAATTAAAGAAAAGGACAACGGATCCCTTTAAAGTTCTTGTGGCTTCGGTGATAAGTACACGTACTAAGGATGAGGTTACGGCAGAGGCCGTTGAAAGACTTTTCAAAGAGATTAATACCCCAGAGGACTTAGCAAAATTGCCAGTGGAGAAAATAGAACAATTGATTTACCCTTGCGGCTTTTATAAGACAAAGGCGAAAAACCTAAAGAAATTGGCGGAAATCCTTGTAAAGGATTACCATTCAAAAGTTCCAGATAAAATGGAGGAATTGCTTAAACTTCCAGGTGTAGGGAGGAAGGTTGCAAATATTGTTCTTTCCAGGTCCTATGGACAGCCTGCAATTGCAGTGGATACCCATGTTCACCGAATATCCAATAGATTGGGAATCGTAAAAACAAAGACGCCGGAAGAGACCGAAAAAGCCCTTCAGAAGATTCTGCCCGAGGAATGGCACAGGGATTACAATGATCTGCTGGTCGCTTTTGGCCAGACAATTTGTAAGCCCGTATCCCCCCGTTGTGATATTTGCCCTATAGAGAAATACTGCCCCAAAATTGGAGTTAAGGATGCCCGCAGAAGTAAATAA
- a CDS encoding glycosyltransferase family 9 protein, with amino-acid sequence MPAEVNKVLVIRLSSLGDLVILSSLVEFLHRKGKRIHLALYEEFADLYEGDNRIEKIIPIKRTFKGKWKGLQTIRRESYDLVVDAHGKLYPFLLTLFSRTKYRVRARKNSWERRMAVLFKKEIQETPLYKLFVTSVQKYVPVDEIPKPKLIATKEPEFDVPREYAVLVPGASKWTKRWPVGYYLELGKRIVEKLGLSVIIIGKEKLIELAPVGFINLQANTSLRELLYILKNAKFVVSNDTGPAHMAAAIGTPLFVIFGPTIPEFGFRPAGEGFVKLFEKKLPCRPCSLHGLDRCPMEHFKCMREITPEEVFGEIERFYSGRVYQDL; translated from the coding sequence ATGCCCGCAGAAGTAAATAAGGTTCTTGTAATAAGGCTTTCCTCTCTTGGTGACCTTGTTATTCTATCGTCTCTTGTAGAATTCCTTCACAGAAAGGGGAAGAGGATACACCTTGCACTTTACGAAGAATTTGCAGACCTTTATGAGGGTGATAATAGGATTGAGAAGATAATCCCCATTAAACGAACTTTTAAAGGTAAATGGAAAGGCTTACAAACTATTCGCAGAGAGAGCTACGACTTAGTGGTTGATGCCCATGGAAAGCTTTACCCCTTTCTTTTAACCCTTTTTAGTAGGACAAAATATCGCGTGAGGGCGAGAAAGAATTCCTGGGAGCGGAGAATGGCTGTTTTGTTTAAGAAGGAAATCCAGGAAACACCTCTTTACAAACTATTTGTAACTTCAGTTCAAAAATATGTACCCGTCGACGAAATACCGAAGCCAAAACTAATTGCAACAAAAGAACCAGAATTTGACGTGCCCAGGGAATATGCAGTACTCGTCCCTGGTGCCAGCAAATGGACGAAACGATGGCCAGTGGGGTATTACCTGGAACTTGGCAAGAGAATAGTCGAGAAATTAGGATTATCTGTGATTATTATTGGAAAGGAGAAGCTCATTGAGTTAGCCCCCGTTGGATTTATCAATTTGCAAGCGAACACGAGTTTAAGGGAGCTTCTTTATATTTTGAAGAACGCAAAGTTTGTCGTTTCCAATGACACAGGTCCTGCACACATGGCCGCGGCCATTGGCACTCCTCTTTTCGTTATTTTTGGACCAACGATCCCCGAGTTCGGTTTCAGGCCTGCCGGTGAAGGGTTTGTCAAGCTCTTTGAGAAAAAACTACCTTGTCGGCCTTGCAGTTTACACGGGCTTGATAGATGCCCTATGGAGCATTTCAAATGCATGCGGGAAATTACCCCCGAGGAGGTTTTTGGTGAAATTGAAAGATTTTACTCCGGAAGGGT